From the Quercus lobata isolate SW786 chromosome 6, ValleyOak3.0 Primary Assembly, whole genome shotgun sequence genome, one window contains:
- the LOC115994556 gene encoding NAC domain containing protein 50-like: MRRETPSLPAPPPTVLALGFRFHPTDKELVIYYLKHKVCGEPFRNNAISEVDIYKSEPWDLAGYILGRAQGGLRTNWVMHEYRLVDEELEKARVGATMQDSYVLCRVFLKNNIGPLNSHRYAPFIEKEWDDSAPVLLLGEQAGKEVVAVHNPFDVEAGYDAHAEEAGHDECDEDAGNVIYAEENGRYEYVVNGYVECVEGNNFERDTQSINGAPLSASEVPRENQNALVVCKSERMDDYPSPCLANPRPSPLLRYKKRRNNELNSNHSNGLETSTRTSQDHCSSTTTTTTAPATRRNFLSKLEECFLLEYIEPKDSLSVSPLFDIANLDSSVPPSCLKFIQDLRNEMHKISVERETLKSELRSAQTVFNILQCRIDLLNKENEDLKRSAQDVK; this comes from the exons ATGCGCCGTGAAACGCCGTCGTTGCCAGCACCGCCACCCACGGTGTTGGCACTTGGGTTCAGGTTCCACCCCACGGACAAAGAGCTTGTCATATACTACCTTAAACACAAGGTTTGCGGCGAACCCTTTCGAAACAATGCTATTTCCGAGGTCGACATCTACAAGAGCGAGCCTTGGGACCTCGCAGGTTATATCCT TGGCCGAGCCCAGGGTGGATTGAGGACCAATTGGGTGATGCATGAGTACAGGCTTGTAGATGAAGAATTGGAGAAAGCTCGGGTTGGGGCTACTATGCAG GATTCATATGTGCTGTGTCGGGTATTTCTTAAGAATAATATTGGACCACTGAATAGCCACCGATATGCTCCTTTTATTGAGAAGGAATGGGATGATAGTGCACCGGTTTTGCTTCTGGGGGAACAGGCTGGGAAGGAAGTGGTAGCCGTCCACAATCCATTTGATGTAGAGGCTGGCTATGATGCACATGCTGAAGAGGCTGGTCATGATGAATGTGATGAAGATGCTGGCAATGTTATATATGCTGAAGAGAATGGCCGTTACGAATATGtcgtgaatggttatgttgaatGCGTTGAAGGGAATAATTTTGAGCGG GATACTCAGTCCATTAACGGGGCTCCTCTTAGTGCTAGTGAAGTACcaagagagaatcaaaatgctCTGGTCGTTTGCAAGAGTGAGAGAATGGATGATTATCCTTCGCCGTGCTTGGCTAATCCAAGACCCAGCCCACTATTAAGGTATAAAAAAAGGCGTAATAATGAATTGAACTCTAACCATTCAAATGGTTTAGAGACTTCAACTAGGACAAGTCAGGATCATTGCTCATctacaacaaccaccaccaccgcaCCTGCAACAAGAAGGAATTTCCTTTCTAAACTCGAGGAATGTTTTCTATTAGAATATATTGAACCCAAAGATAGTCTTTCGGTTTCTCCTCTGTTTGATATTGCTAATCTTGATTCGTCCGTGCCTCCTAGCTGCTTGAAATTCATACAAGATCTGCGAAATGAGATGCATAAAATTTCAGTAGAGAGGGAGACATTGAAGTCTGAACTGAGGAGTGCCCAAACCGTGTTTAACATTCTTCAATGTCGAATTGATCTTCTGAACAAGGAAAATGAGGACTTGAAGAGGAGTGCCCAAGATGTCAAGTGA